In a single window of the Elaeis guineensis isolate ETL-2024a chromosome 8, EG11, whole genome shotgun sequence genome:
- the LOC140851195 gene encoding uncharacterized protein: MLGDIMRRRGRYAGVQFQFSQTEAGTSSSAQQPEASSAAQHSEPCPSSSAQHDPPVHQPDDEIHVQDGSGRVRPRRGPTVVRDVWQMREGERIVVECNQLGQPIKKAACLLTSFLGTVARRPQLCPLGYAKWNDMLPTYKVELLRVIESKFVLPPSTHDFVMKSLNRKWKEY; encoded by the exons atgctaggtgacatcatgcgtcgcaggggacgatatgctggtgtgcagttccagttttcacagacagaggccggtacgtcttcttcagcacagcagcctgaggccagttcagctgcacagcattctgagccctgtccttcatcatcagcacagcacgatcctcctgttcatcagccagatgatgagatacacgtgcagg acggatccgggagagtacgccccagacgcggacccacagtagtacgagatgtgtggcagatgcgtgagggcgagaggattgttgtggagtgcaatcagctaggtcagccaattaagaaagctgcctgcttattgacttcatttttggggactgttgctcggaggcctcagctatgtccgttgggctatgcaaaatggaatgacatgcttccaacgtacaaagttgagctcctccgagttatagag agcaagtttgttctccctccatccactcatgattttgtaatgaagtctctcaaccgcaaatggaaagaatattaa